The following proteins are co-located in the Deinococcus metallilatus genome:
- a CDS encoding HIT family protein: MKDCIFCAIVAWEAEASRVAENDLCLAFLTIGPFNTGHTLVVPKRHAATFTDLTPQEAGALAELGQQVARAIQASGLPCDGLNLWMANGEVAGQDVFHAHLHVIPRASGDRLNMQVQWTHPPRAVLDGVAGELRAAMEQGSR; this comes from the coding sequence GTGAAGGACTGCATCTTCTGTGCCATCGTCGCCTGGGAGGCCGAGGCGAGCCGGGTGGCGGAGAATGATCTCTGCCTCGCCTTCCTCACGATTGGCCCCTTCAATACCGGGCACACCCTGGTCGTTCCGAAGCGCCACGCCGCCACCTTCACCGACCTGACCCCACAGGAAGCGGGCGCTCTGGCCGAGTTGGGCCAGCAGGTCGCGCGGGCCATCCAGGCCAGTGGCCTTCCTTGTGACGGTCTGAACCTCTGGATGGCGAACGGTGAGGTCGCCGGTCAGGACGTGTTCCACGCGCATCTCCACGTCATCCCGCGGGCGAGTGGAGATCGCCTGAACATGCAGGTGCAGTGGACGCATCCGCCCCGCGCCGTTCTGGACGGGGTGGCCGGGGAACTGCGCGCCGCTATGGAGCAAGGGTCCAGATGA
- a CDS encoding ABC transporter ATP-binding protein, with protein MPDASSPSSPPRSGTLNVLRAYLGPLKWQVVLLAALLLTGTGLNLLLPQLLRRFVDNAKLGGGADVGLLARLAGLYILLAVGVQLLTAGATYVGARVGWTATNRLRADLMRHLLSLDMREHKERTPGEMIERIDGDVTALSNFFSQFAVRVFGAALLLTGAVVMFYLTDWRVGVGITLFVLVTLYAMNRVRQKGVEPTRQERESSARLFGYIEERLSGLDDVRSLGAGEYHLRGFLRVQREFFRRSTYSWRRRSLVWQLSMVLFAVGYVGILGAAVGLYAAGAISLGTAFLLYQYMNMVEEPIDQLTQQLQDLQKAGASLGRVGELLALRSGLPEGTRDLPEGPLDLRFEHVGFSYAPEDPSVRGVLHDVSFCLPAGQTVGLLGRTGSGKTTLTRLVSRLYDPSTGSVKLGGVDTRDVRLASLRTRVAVVTQDVQLFQASVRDNLSFFDESVTDAQVEAALTEVGLGGWLSRLEEGVRTPLPTGSLSAGQAQLLAFARVLLRDPAVIILDEPSSRLDPATEAQLTQAMTRLLAGRTAIVIAHRLDTVARADRILVLGDGRVLEDGPRAQLARDPRSHYAELLRAGRLEAEGVLA; from the coding sequence ATGCCGGACGCTTCCTCTCCATCTTCCCCGCCGCGTTCGGGAACGCTGAATGTGCTGCGTGCCTACCTGGGACCGCTGAAGTGGCAGGTGGTGCTGCTCGCCGCGCTGCTGTTGACCGGCACCGGCCTGAACCTGCTGCTGCCGCAACTGCTGCGGCGCTTCGTGGACAATGCCAAGCTGGGGGGTGGCGCAGACGTGGGTCTGCTGGCGCGGCTGGCGGGCCTGTACATCCTGCTGGCGGTGGGCGTGCAACTGCTGACTGCCGGGGCGACCTACGTGGGCGCGCGGGTGGGCTGGACCGCCACCAACCGATTGCGCGCGGACCTGATGCGGCACCTGCTCTCGCTCGACATGCGCGAACACAAGGAACGCACGCCCGGCGAGATGATCGAGCGCATCGACGGCGACGTGACGGCCCTCAGCAACTTCTTCTCGCAGTTCGCCGTGCGCGTCTTCGGCGCGGCGCTGCTGCTGACGGGCGCGGTGGTGATGTTCTACCTGACCGACTGGCGGGTGGGCGTCGGGATCACGCTCTTCGTCCTCGTCACCCTGTACGCGATGAACCGGGTGCGCCAGAAGGGCGTGGAACCCACCCGCCAGGAACGCGAGAGCAGCGCGCGGCTCTTCGGCTACATCGAGGAACGGCTCTCGGGCCTGGACGACGTGCGCTCGCTGGGGGCGGGGGAATACCATCTGCGCGGCTTTCTGCGGGTGCAGCGCGAGTTCTTCCGGCGCAGCACCTACTCCTGGCGGCGGCGCAGCCTGGTGTGGCAGCTCAGCATGGTGCTGTTCGCCGTCGGCTACGTGGGCATTCTGGGCGCGGCGGTCGGCCTGTACGCGGCGGGTGCGATCAGCCTGGGCACCGCCTTTTTGCTCTACCAGTACATGAACATGGTGGAGGAACCCATCGACCAGCTCACGCAGCAGCTTCAGGACCTCCAGAAAGCGGGAGCCAGCCTGGGCCGCGTCGGGGAACTGCTGGCGCTGCGCTCGGGGCTGCCGGAGGGGACGCGCGATCTCCCGGAGGGGCCGCTGGACCTGCGCTTCGAGCACGTCGGCTTCAGCTACGCCCCCGAAGACCCCAGCGTGCGCGGCGTGCTGCACGACGTTTCCTTCTGCCTCCCCGCCGGGCAGACGGTCGGCCTGCTGGGGCGCACCGGCAGCGGCAAGACCACCCTGACGCGGCTGGTGTCGCGGCTGTACGACCCGAGCACGGGCAGCGTGAAGCTGGGCGGCGTGGACACCCGTGACGTGCGCCTCGCCAGTCTCAGAACGCGCGTGGCGGTCGTGACGCAGGACGTGCAACTCTTCCAGGCCAGCGTGCGCGACAACCTCTCCTTCTTCGACGAGTCGGTGACGGACGCCCAGGTGGAAGCCGCGCTGACGGAAGTCGGCCTGGGCGGCTGGCTCTCCCGGCTGGAAGAGGGCGTGCGGACGCCGCTCCCCACCGGCAGCCTCAGCGCGGGGCAGGCGCAGCTCCTCGCCTTCGCCCGCGTGCTGCTGCGCGACCCCGCCGTGATCATCCTCGACGAACCCAGCAGCCGCCTCGACCCCGCCACCGAGGCCCAGCTCACCCAGGCCATGACCCGCCTGCTGGCCGGGCGCACCGCCATCGTGATCGCGCACCGCCTCGACACGGTGGCCCGCGCCGACCGCATCCTGGTCCTGGGTGACGGCCGGGTGCTGGAGGACGGCCCCCGCGCCCAGCTCGCCCGCGACCCCCGCAGCCACTACGCCGAGCTGCTGCGGGCCGGGCGACTGGAGGCAGAGGGGGTGCTGGCGTGA
- a CDS encoding ABC transporter ATP-binding protein: MTTTSPPPDRTFALSRRLFAYKPWLFAFNLLMWGMVHAAPALLTLAVSSVFGRLEEADRLRLAGQPVDPLIAAAWVSVGWFAFVRVSRFGIFYGAFRAWIELWYTLDALVRRNLLGYLLTARGSRRLPDTPAEAVSRFRDDVDDVAGYTEVWVDGAGFVVYCILAIGMMARVDPVITLLVCAPLLLMVVFVQRLSPRIRTYRRRMREATARVTDFIGETFGAVSAVKLAAREGQMVAHLEKLGETRRQSALRDVLLTELIRGVNTNMVNLAVGLVLLLGANRVRGGQMDVADFVLFIGLLPRLTGSMGFFGDAIARHRRTGVSYDRMERLLQDAPQGTVVAHQPVHLYDEPPAAPAVPRAEPLEELRVEGLTAHYPGGAGITDISFRLRRGEFVVVTGRIGSGKTTLLRALLGLMPRDSMDGKGGHVFWNGAEVTDPAAFLVPPRSAYTAQLPSLFSDTLRENVLSGSDPERLNRAVRLAVLEPDLAQLSAGLDTPVGARGVKLSGGQVQRAAVARMLARDADLLVFDDVSSALDARTEALLWDGLFRETDATCLVVSHRRAALTRADRILLLEDGHLTGEGTLEELLSGSAEMRALWAEDVGE; encoded by the coding sequence ATGACCACCACCTCCCCCCCTCCCGACCGCACCTTCGCCCTCTCCCGGCGGCTCTTTGCCTACAAGCCCTGGCTGTTCGCCTTCAACCTGCTGATGTGGGGCATGGTGCACGCCGCGCCCGCGCTGCTGACGCTGGCCGTGAGCAGCGTGTTCGGGCGGCTGGAGGAGGCGGACCGGCTGCGGCTGGCCGGGCAGCCGGTGGACCCGCTGATCGCCGCCGCCTGGGTGTCGGTGGGCTGGTTCGCGTTCGTGCGGGTGAGCCGCTTCGGCATCTTCTATGGCGCGTTCCGGGCGTGGATCGAGCTGTGGTACACGCTGGACGCGCTGGTGCGGCGCAACCTGCTGGGCTACCTGCTGACCGCGCGAGGCTCACGCCGCCTGCCCGACACCCCCGCCGAGGCCGTCAGCCGCTTCCGCGACGACGTGGACGACGTGGCCGGGTACACCGAGGTCTGGGTGGACGGCGCGGGGTTCGTCGTGTACTGCATTCTGGCCATTGGGATGATGGCGCGGGTGGACCCGGTCATCACGCTGCTGGTGTGCGCGCCACTCCTCCTGATGGTGGTGTTCGTGCAGCGCCTCTCGCCCCGGATTCGGACCTACCGCCGCCGCATGCGTGAGGCGACCGCCCGCGTGACCGACTTCATCGGGGAGACGTTCGGGGCCGTGAGCGCCGTGAAGCTCGCCGCGCGGGAGGGGCAGATGGTCGCGCACCTGGAAAAACTGGGCGAAACCCGGCGTCAGTCGGCCCTGCGCGACGTGCTGCTGACCGAGCTGATCCGGGGCGTGAACACCAACATGGTGAACCTCGCCGTGGGGCTGGTGCTGCTGCTGGGGGCCAACCGGGTGCGCGGCGGGCAGATGGACGTGGCCGACTTCGTGCTGTTCATCGGCCTGCTGCCGCGCCTGACCGGGAGCATGGGCTTTTTCGGGGACGCGATTGCCCGCCACCGCCGCACCGGGGTCAGCTATGACCGCATGGAACGGCTCTTGCAGGACGCGCCGCAGGGCACGGTCGTCGCCCACCAGCCCGTCCACCTGTATGACGAGCCGCCCGCCGCCCCGGCCGTGCCCCGGGCCGAGCCGCTGGAAGAGCTGCGCGTGGAGGGCCTGACCGCCCATTACCCCGGCGGCGCGGGCATCACCGACATCAGCTTCCGTCTGCGCCGGGGCGAGTTCGTGGTGGTGACCGGGCGCATCGGCAGTGGCAAGACCACGCTGCTGCGCGCGCTGCTGGGGCTGATGCCGCGTGACAGTATGGACGGGAAGGGGGGGCACGTCTTCTGGAACGGTGCGGAGGTCACCGACCCCGCCGCCTTCCTGGTCCCGCCCCGCAGCGCGTACACCGCTCAGCTTCCCAGCCTCTTCTCCGACACCTTGCGCGAGAACGTGCTGAGTGGCAGCGACCCCGAGCGCCTGAACCGCGCCGTGCGTCTCGCGGTGCTGGAACCCGACCTCGCGCAGCTCTCGGCGGGGCTGGACACGCCGGTCGGGGCGCGCGGCGTGAAGCTCTCGGGCGGGCAGGTGCAGCGCGCGGCCGTCGCCCGGATGCTCGCCCGTGACGCGGACCTGCTGGTCTTCGACGACGTGTCCAGCGCCCTGGACGCCCGCACCGAGGCCCTGCTCTGGGACGGCCTCTTCCGCGAGACGGACGCCACCTGCCTGGTCGTCTCCCACCGCCGCGCCGCCCTGACCCGCGCCGACCGCATCCTGCTGCTGGAAGACGGGCACCTCACGGGCGAGGGCACGCTGGAGGAGCTGCTCTCGGGCAGCGCGGAAATGCGGGCGCTGTGGGCGGAGGACGTGGGGGAGTAG
- a CDS encoding heme/hemin ABC transporter substrate-binding protein: protein MYKNFKTALVLSLALLPAASAASVQGADGVTVNVTNPKRVVALNGTTVELIYRLGKQNTVVGTDVTGTYPANKIPSVGHWAQLPAEGIISLKPDLVIGTADNFATPKNATLVQQLRGAGVKVLVLPATDTGGLDGVKTRLNLLSQVYGVPSAANALTRSFDTTLAAVKANRPKVAPRVIFLYAHSPSDASIYGTEGGANELIELAGGRNVAPFKDVKPLTPEALVAMNPDAIIMLDRGLASVGGLEGALKMPGVAQTNAGKNKRIYTVDNSIRWIGPRLPEFALKLAREWKKDFAR, encoded by the coding sequence ATGTACAAGAACTTCAAGACTGCCCTCGTCCTCAGCCTCGCCCTGCTGCCCGCCGCTTCCGCCGCCAGCGTGCAGGGAGCCGACGGCGTGACGGTGAATGTCACGAACCCGAAGCGCGTGGTGGCCCTTAACGGCACCACCGTGGAACTGATCTACCGGCTGGGCAAGCAGAACACGGTCGTCGGGACGGACGTGACCGGCACCTACCCCGCCAACAAGATTCCCAGCGTGGGCCACTGGGCGCAGCTTCCGGCCGAGGGCATCATCTCGCTGAAGCCAGACCTGGTCATCGGGACGGCGGACAACTTCGCCACGCCGAAGAACGCCACGCTGGTGCAGCAGCTTCGCGGGGCAGGTGTGAAGGTTCTCGTGTTGCCCGCCACCGACACGGGCGGTCTGGACGGCGTGAAGACCCGGCTGAATCTGCTCTCGCAGGTGTACGGCGTGCCCAGCGCGGCGAATGCCCTCACCAGGAGCTTCGACACCACCCTCGCCGCCGTGAAGGCCAACCGGCCCAAAGTCGCGCCCAGGGTCATCTTCCTGTACGCGCACAGCCCCAGCGACGCCAGCATCTACGGCACCGAGGGCGGCGCGAACGAACTGATCGAGCTGGCGGGCGGCAGGAACGTCGCGCCCTTCAAGGACGTGAAGCCGCTGACGCCCGAAGCCCTCGTCGCCATGAACCCCGACGCCATCATCATGCTGGACCGGGGGCTGGCGTCGGTGGGTGGTCTGGAAGGGGCGCTGAAGATGCCGGGTGTGGCCCAGACGAACGCCGGGAAGAATAAGCGCATCTACACCGTGGACAACTCCATTCGCTGGATCGGCCCGCGCCTGCCCGAGTTCGCCCTGAAGCTCGCCCGCGAGTGGAAGAAGGACTTCGCGCGGTGA
- a CDS encoding FecCD family ABC transporter permease, which yields MTVSPTSLPAPAVSRQRVRARWALVALPLVLLAAVVFAVGTGAVHISPAQVVSILLAPLGVPALAAYEEQQAAVLHAIRLPRVVLGLLVGAGLAVAGTAMQGLFRNPLADPGLLGISSGAGLAAAMSVVLGIHLFGTYTLPVMAFLGSVVSTAVIYALAQERGQMNVATMLLAGIAVNALCGAGTGLMTYLATDEQLRSITFWQLGSLGGATWPAVLSAAPLLLVGVLGLPLLARALNALTLGESNAAHLGIPVTAVKWAVVGLVALSVGAGVAVAGTIGFVGLVVPHLMRLLTGPNHATLLPASALAGATLLVLADLLARTIVMPSELPIGIVTALLGAPFFLYLLRQGRKGGRL from the coding sequence GTGACGGTGAGCCCCACCTCCCTCCCGGCCCCGGCGGTCAGCCGTCAGCGCGTCCGGGCACGCTGGGCGCTGGTGGCGCTGCCGCTGGTGCTGCTGGCGGCGGTGGTCTTCGCGGTGGGCACGGGGGCGGTCCACATCTCCCCGGCGCAGGTGGTGTCCATCCTGCTCGCGCCGCTGGGGGTGCCCGCCCTGGCCGCGTACGAGGAACAGCAGGCCGCCGTGCTGCACGCCATCCGGTTGCCGCGCGTGGTCCTGGGCCTGCTGGTGGGCGCGGGGCTGGCGGTGGCGGGGACCGCCATGCAGGGCCTCTTCCGCAACCCGCTGGCGGACCCCGGGCTGCTGGGCATCTCCAGCGGCGCGGGTCTGGCCGCCGCGATGAGCGTGGTGCTGGGCATTCACCTCTTCGGGACGTACACGCTGCCGGTGATGGCCTTTCTGGGGAGCGTCGTCTCTACCGCCGTCATCTACGCGCTGGCGCAGGAGCGGGGGCAGATGAACGTCGCCACCATGCTGCTGGCGGGCATCGCCGTGAACGCCCTGTGCGGGGCGGGCACCGGCCTGATGACCTACCTCGCCACCGACGAGCAGCTCCGCTCCATCACCTTCTGGCAGCTCGGCTCGCTGGGCGGCGCGACGTGGCCCGCCGTGCTGAGCGCCGCGCCGCTGCTGCTGGTGGGCGTGCTGGGGCTGCCGCTGCTGGCCCGCGCGCTGAACGCCCTCACGCTGGGGGAGAGCAACGCCGCGCACCTGGGCATTCCCGTCACCGCCGTGAAGTGGGCGGTGGTGGGGCTGGTGGCGCTGAGCGTGGGGGCGGGGGTGGCGGTCGCCGGGACCATCGGTTTCGTCGGCCTGGTCGTGCCGCACCTGATGCGGCTCCTGACCGGCCCGAACCACGCCACGCTGCTGCCCGCCTCCGCGCTGGCGGGGGCCACGCTGCTGGTGCTGGCGGACCTGCTGGCCCGCACCATCGTGATGCCGTCCGAGTTGCCCATCGGCATCGTGACGGCGTTGCTGGGCGCGCCCTTCTTCCTGTACCTGCTGCGGCAGGGGCGCAAGGGAGGGCGGCTGTGA
- a CDS encoding heme ABC transporter ATP-binding protein, producing MRGFARKEIPTPPPGAPLVEVADLNYSVSGRELLRNISFGLTGGEMLAVLGRNGAGKSTLLKHLTGELGKDGVRMFGQTLREHAPADLARRRAALPQQTPMTFAYEVLDVVLLGRIPHGRRETEEDRAVARAALEQVGLAGFEHRNILTLSGGEQQRVHLARVLAQLWPNPATDRPERVLLLDEPTSSLDLAHQHATLRLARALCAEGVGVIAVLHDLNLAAQYADRVLIVSGGRVTALGTPEEVLTPAVIEEAFGHRVAVTPHPCLKCPLIVSAQ from the coding sequence GTGAGGGGCTTTGCGCGCAAGGAAATCCCCACGCCCCCGCCGGGCGCCCCGCTGGTAGAGGTGGCCGACCTGAACTACAGCGTCTCCGGGCGCGAGCTGCTGCGGAACATCTCCTTCGGGCTGACCGGGGGGGAGATGCTCGCGGTGCTGGGCCGCAACGGGGCGGGCAAAAGCACGCTGCTGAAGCACCTGACCGGCGAGCTGGGCAAGGACGGGGTGCGGATGTTCGGGCAGACGCTCCGCGAACACGCCCCCGCCGACCTCGCCCGCCGCCGCGCCGCGCTGCCGCAGCAGACGCCGATGACCTTCGCCTACGAGGTGCTGGACGTGGTGCTGCTGGGCCGCATCCCCCACGGGCGCCGCGAGACGGAGGAAGACCGCGCCGTGGCCCGCGCCGCGCTCGAACAGGTGGGCCTGGCGGGGTTTGAACACCGCAACATCCTCACGCTGTCGGGCGGTGAGCAGCAACGGGTCCACCTCGCCCGCGTGCTGGCGCAACTGTGGCCGAACCCGGCGACTGACAGGCCCGAGCGGGTGCTGCTGCTGGACGAACCCACCAGCAGCCTCGACCTCGCGCACCAGCACGCCACGCTGCGCCTTGCCCGTGCCCTCTGCGCGGAGGGCGTGGGCGTGATCGCCGTGCTGCACGACCTGAACCTCGCCGCCCAGTACGCGGACCGGGTGCTGATCGTCTCGGGCGGGCGCGTCACCGCCCTCGGCACCCCGGAAGAAGTGCTGACCCCCGCCGTCATCGAGGAGGCGTTCGGCCACCGCGTCGCCGTCACGCCGCACCCCTGCCTGAAGTGTCCGTTGATTGTGAGTGCCCAGTAG
- the phoU gene encoding phosphate signaling complex protein PhoU, with the protein MREALETDLRTVLNGALNMLGTVERMLPLAGEVLLHGRTERLEEVKAIDREVDAQEAQIEAECLRIIALHQPVARDLRLVALILKSLSDIERMGDYTVHVAEDGAELAQQPALKRYVNLARMLERLGEMSQNLRTAIADRDVTRAEATAQMDDEVDDLYEQIQRELVTYMLEDPRNISKALMLMRVGRSLERVGDHLENVAERVRYWVTGQREA; encoded by the coding sequence ATGCGTGAAGCCCTCGAAACCGATCTGCGGACCGTGCTCAACGGTGCCCTGAACATGCTCGGCACGGTCGAGCGGATGCTGCCCCTGGCCGGGGAGGTGCTGCTGCACGGCCGCACCGAGCGGCTGGAGGAGGTCAAGGCGATTGACCGTGAGGTGGACGCGCAGGAGGCCCAGATCGAGGCCGAATGCCTGCGGATCATCGCGCTGCACCAGCCGGTCGCCCGTGACCTGCGGCTGGTCGCCCTGATCCTCAAGAGCCTCAGCGACATCGAGCGAATGGGCGACTACACCGTGCACGTCGCGGAGGACGGCGCCGAACTCGCGCAGCAGCCCGCGCTGAAGCGTTACGTGAACCTCGCCCGCATGCTGGAGCGTCTGGGCGAGATGAGCCAGAACCTCCGCACCGCCATCGCCGACCGCGACGTGACCCGCGCCGAGGCCACCGCCCAGATGGACGACGAGGTGGACGACCTCTACGAGCAGATTCAGCGCGAACTGGTCACCTACATGCTCGAAGACCCCCGCAACATCTCCAAGGCCCTGATGCTGATGCGCGTGGGCCGCAGCCTGGAAAGGGTCGGGGACCATCTGGAGAATGTGGCCGAGCGGGTGCGCTACTGGGTGACGGGGCAGCGGGAGGCGTAG
- a CDS encoding PRC and DUF2382 domain-containing protein produces the protein MTHLHRLSDRWSDVSNAYREDFQDTQIYSPIGAPAYLTGQRQIGTVRDALVDDDYGKIRYLIVDDDGGSLNGALLIPIGYARIEDDGVYFDGLTSAQLDALHRYSDDEDYTFDLQSQDERMLRGNTAAGDMGTAATGVAATGAAATEALATGAYDYRDNDANDQMFKTPERLQLLEERLRVDKERYQAGSVEIGKHVETRQETVNVPVQREEVIIERHPVTDARPVEGDVLSNSQSETVRVDLEAERPTVSKQAFVTEEVEVGKRTVTETQTVTDTVGREVLDVQQTGDVQVTRDQDDRRDNRS, from the coding sequence ATGACCCATCTTCATAGACTGTCCGACAGGTGGTCCGACGTTTCCAACGCTTACCGCGAGGATTTTCAGGACACCCAGATCTACAGCCCCATCGGTGCACCCGCCTACCTCACCGGGCAGCGGCAGATCGGGACCGTCCGCGACGCCCTAGTCGACGATGACTACGGCAAGATCCGTTACCTCATCGTGGACGATGACGGCGGCAGCCTGAATGGTGCTCTCCTGATCCCCATCGGCTACGCGCGGATCGAGGATGACGGCGTCTACTTCGACGGCCTCACGTCCGCCCAGCTCGATGCGCTGCACCGTTACAGCGACGACGAGGACTACACCTTTGACCTTCAGAGCCAGGACGAGCGGATGCTGCGGGGCAATACCGCCGCCGGGGACATGGGCACCGCCGCGACGGGTGTTGCGGCGACCGGGGCTGCGGCGACCGAGGCTCTGGCGACTGGGGCCTACGACTACCGCGACAACGACGCCAACGACCAGATGTTCAAGACCCCGGAACGCCTCCAGCTCCTCGAAGAACGCCTCAGGGTCGATAAGGAGCGGTATCAGGCCGGGAGCGTGGAGATCGGCAAGCATGTGGAAACCCGCCAGGAAACGGTGAACGTGCCGGTTCAGCGCGAGGAAGTGATCATCGAGCGCCACCCGGTGACCGACGCCCGCCCGGTCGAGGGGGACGTCCTCTCGAACAGCCAGAGCGAGACGGTCCGGGTGGACCTGGAAGCGGAGCGGCCCACAGTCAGCAAGCAGGCGTTCGTGACCGAGGAGGTCGAGGTGGGCAAGCGCACCGTGACCGAAACCCAGACGGTCACCGACACCGTCGGCCGGGAAGTGCTGGATGTCCAGCAGACCGGCGACGTTCAGGTCACGCGCGATCAGGACGACCGCCGCGACAACCGCAGTTGA
- a CDS encoding WGxxGxxG-CTERM domain-containing protein, translating to MTSNLKKALIALALVAVPVTASAQTSDTSTTTGTTTTGTTTGTDTSNVQNNAVTTPTENDGIPGNEPAPANRGFPWGLLGLIGLAGLAGRGNQRTEVRLGGPTEGPRPS from the coding sequence ATGACGTCGAATCTCAAGAAAGCCCTGATCGCCCTGGCCCTGGTGGCCGTCCCGGTGACCGCTTCCGCCCAGACGAGTGACACTTCCACCACAACCGGCACCACCACCACGGGCACCACCACCGGGACCGATACCAGCAACGTGCAGAACAACGCGGTGACCACGCCCACCGAGAACGACGGCATCCCGGGCAATGAACCCGCGCCCGCGAACCGCGGCTTCCCCTGGGGCCTGCTGGGCCTGATCGGGCTGGCGGGCCTGGCCGGACGGGGCAACCAGCGGACCGAGGTGCGCCTGGGTGGCCCGACGGAAGGACCGCGCCCGAGCTGA
- a CDS encoding sensor histidine kinase: MTPVPAPRTDAWMDALPQAVLLFEAGSGRPDALTVTRVNAAAVRLWGVPQARAAGRPLLEIVRRHTLEALAERGGELELEAGGRTLRCTAVRAAEGQAGALIVDDLTHHRRREAELREATAVLSHEFRTPVTGLRGVLEALEYDMPPDLAQSFVRQGLQEVERLARLVEDLAVGFRPTRARTLPLAEAFARAERLLTPELTARHTALTFGPDHLVRADPDKLLQVLLNLIENALKYGPPGQPVEVGTRLRGTWVEVAVLDHGPPLGETDSLFLAHTRGPHASGQGSGMGLYIVRSIVHGWGGQAWTERRGERNAFCFTLPGAGGTL; this comes from the coding sequence ATGACGCCCGTGCCCGCCCCCCGCACCGACGCCTGGATGGACGCCCTGCCGCAGGCCGTGCTGCTCTTCGAGGCCGGAAGCGGCCGCCCGGACGCGCTGACCGTGACGCGGGTGAACGCGGCCGCCGTCCGCCTGTGGGGTGTGCCCCAGGCCAGGGCGGCGGGACGGCCCCTGCTGGAGATCGTGCGCCGCCATACCCTGGAGGCCCTGGCAGAGCGGGGCGGGGAACTGGAACTGGAGGCGGGCGGCCGGACCCTGCGCTGCACTGCCGTCCGCGCCGCAGAAGGGCAGGCGGGCGCCCTGATCGTGGACGACCTCACCCACCACCGCCGCCGGGAGGCGGAACTGCGCGAGGCGACCGCCGTCCTCTCGCACGAGTTCCGCACGCCCGTCACCGGCCTGCGCGGTGTGCTGGAGGCGCTGGAATACGACATGCCGCCCGACCTCGCGCAGAGCTTCGTGCGGCAGGGCCTTCAGGAGGTCGAGCGCCTCGCCCGGCTGGTCGAAGACCTGGCGGTGGGCTTCCGCCCTACCCGCGCCCGCACCCTGCCGCTGGCGGAAGCGTTCGCCCGCGCCGAGCGCCTCCTCACGCCGGAACTGACCGCCCGGCACACCGCCCTCACCTTCGGCCCCGACCATCTGGTGCGCGCCGACCCCGACAAGCTGCTGCAAGTCCTGCTGAACCTGATCGAGAACGCCCTGAAGTACGGCCCGCCGGGTCAGCCGGTCGAGGTCGGCACCCGGCTGCGCGGCACCTGGGTGGAGGTGGCGGTGCTGGATCACGGCCCTCCCCTGGGGGAGACGGACAGCCTGTTCCTGGCCCACACGCGAGGCCCGCACGCCAGCGGGCAGGGCAGCGGCATGGGCCTGTATATCGTCCGCAGCATCGTCCACGGCTGGGGCGGCCAGGCCTGGACCGAGCGGCGGGGCGAGCGCAACGCCTTTTGCTTCACGCTCCCCGGCGCGGGGGGCACCCTCTAG
- a CDS encoding winged helix-turn-helix domain-containing protein: protein MSHVVVIEDESTVREVLRFHLERAGLRVSALDSVQGAHEALTTADALVLDWMLPGESGLGYLRRLRSDPDLRRLPVLMLTARAAEAERVEGLESGADDYLTKPFSAAELVARVRALLRRAQPDAPEQLSHGPLQMDLGAADARLAGARLNLTRREFDLLAFLTQHAGRVYSRTELLDRVWGADFLGGERTVDQHVTQLRAHLNDDPARPRFLETVRGKGYRMRPWTDENG from the coding sequence ATGAGCCATGTGGTCGTGATCGAGGATGAAAGCACCGTGCGGGAGGTGCTGCGCTTTCACCTGGAGCGGGCCGGGCTGCGGGTGAGTGCGCTGGACTCGGTGCAGGGCGCGCACGAGGCCCTGACCACCGCCGACGCCCTGGTGCTGGACTGGATGCTGCCGGGCGAGAGCGGTCTGGGTTACCTGCGCCGCCTGCGGAGCGACCCCGACCTGCGCCGCCTGCCCGTGCTGATGCTGACCGCCCGCGCGGCCGAGGCCGAGCGCGTAGAGGGGCTGGAAAGCGGCGCGGACGATTATCTGACCAAGCCCTTCAGCGCGGCGGAACTGGTGGCCCGCGTGCGTGCCCTGCTGCGCCGCGCCCAGCCCGACGCGCCCGAGCAGCTCAGCCACGGGCCGCTCCAGATGGACCTGGGGGCCGCCGACGCCCGGTTGGCGGGAGCGCGGCTGAACCTCACCCGGCGGGAGTTCGACCTGCTGGCGTTCCTGACCCAGCACGCGGGGCGGGTCTATTCGCGCACCGAACTGCTCGACCGCGTGTGGGGCGCGGATTTCCTGGGCGGCGAGCGCACGGTGGACCAGCACGTCACGCAACTGCGCGCCCACCTGAACGACGATCCGGCCCGCCCCCGCTTTCTGGAAACCGTCCGGGGCAAGGGCTACCGTATGCGCCCCTGGACGGACGAGAACGGATGA